The genome window TGCGTCGCTGCCGTATCCTGATGCGAGCCGGATCACGATGATCTGGGAGTCCACGAAGGACGGCGGCCGTGACAACGTCGGCTTCACGACGTGGCGCGAACTCACCGATCTCTCGCGCTCGTTCGAAGCAACGGCGGCCGTCGGCGGTTTCAGTGGCACGATGACCGGCCGCAGCGAACCGGAGCAGCTGGTCGGCCAGAAGGTCACGGAGTCGTTCTTTCGCGTCCTCGGCGTATCGCCCGCGATTGGCCGAGGCTTCAGCCATGAAGAAGATCGCCCTGGTGCGGCCAGGGTGGTCATTCTCAGTGATGCCTTGTGGCGCCGTCGTTTTGGTGGCGACTCGAGCATCGTGGGACGCGATATCACCATCGACGGCAACCCCTTCGCCGTCGTCGGAATCATGCCGGCTTCGTTCGTCAATGTGCTCAACCCCGCCGCACAACTCTACACCCCGTTGCGCTACGACGTCTCGCTGCCCTATGCCTGCCGCGGCTGTCACCACCTCCGCGCCGTGGCGCGCCTGCGTGCGGGCGTTACGACGACGGCCGCTGCGCGCGAGCTCGAAGGCATTTATGCCACGATGCGCCGAGACCACCCCACCGACTACGCCGGCGTGACGCTGCTCCCGGTGCGGCTGCAGGATGACATCACGCGGGCGGTCCGACCGGCACTGCTCGCAGTGCTCGCCGCTGCCGCCCTCGTACTTCTCATTGCGTGCGCCAACGTCACCAATCTCCTGCTGGGCCGAGCGGCACAGCGTCGCGGCGAGTTTGCGCTGCGCGCCGCACTCGGCGCGAGCCGAGGCAGAGTGATGCGGCAATTGCTGACCGAGAGCTTGCTCCTTTCCGGCCTCGGCGGTGCACTCGGCGTCGCGTTGGCGGTGTTCGGCGTGCGGGGGCTCGTGGCGCTGAGTCCGGCGATGATGCCACGGGTTGATGCCATTGCGCTCAACTCGTCGGCGCTCGGCTTCGCGCTTGCGATCTCACTCGCGGTTGGCGTGATCTTTGGCCTGGTGCCGGCATGGCACGCAACGCGACGCAATCTCCATCAGGGTACGGGGGCGGGGAGTCGACGGACGGCCGGCGGCGCTTCGTTCACGCGCGGCGCGCTGGTCATCTCCGAAGTGGCTCTCGCGCTGTTGCTCCTCGTCGGCTCGGGGCTGCTGCTCCGGAGCATGCGCGAGGTGCTGAACGTGGATCCCGGATTCGACGCCGAGCAATTGCTCACGGTGCAGATCCAGAGTGGTGGCCAGCGGATGCCTGACGATGCTACGACCTGGCGATTCTTCGAGCAGGTCCTGACCCGGGTGCGGGCACTTCCTGGCGTGACTTCCGCCGCGCTTACCAGCCAGTTGCCGCTGAGCAACGACTTCGACGGCTACGGCATTCACAGCGAGAAGCATCCGAACCCCAATCCCTCCGAGGACCCCTCTGCCTTCCGGTACGGTGTGAGCGCCGGCTATCTCGAGACGATGCGCATCCCGCTCCTGCGCGGGCGCACGCTGACGCCGCAGGATGTCGCCGGTCAGCCCGAAGTGGTGGTCATCAATCAGAGTTTCGCGAAGCGAGTCTTTCCTGGCGAAGATGCGATTGGCCAGCGCGTGCGCGTTGGGGATCCAGCCAAGGGACCATGGCGCACGATCGTCGGCATCGTCGGCGATGTGAAGCAGGTCTCGCTCGCCGCTGAGCGATCGGATGCCCTCTACCAGCCTGAGGTACAATCGCCGTATGGCGCCGATGGTGCGATGACACTCGTCGTGCGCGGGGGCGGCGATGTGAACGCCCTGC of Gemmatimonadota bacterium contains these proteins:
- a CDS encoding ADOP family duplicated permease, with the protein product MNADSAPPALASWLLTRILPEDFREACLGDLEERFRNEIVPARGAAAARRWYWGEVLRAPIALLQSPRPSPRFAGDSSVSLLAADLHFATRTLRRRPAFTTLVVLILGLGIGATTAIFSAVYPILFASLPYPDASRITMIWESTKDGGRDNVGFTTWRELTDLSRSFEATAAVGGFSGTMTGRSEPEQLVGQKVTESFFRVLGVSPAIGRGFSHEEDRPGAARVVILSDALWRRRFGGDSSIVGRDITIDGNPFAVVGIMPASFVNVLNPAAQLYTPLRYDVSLPYACRGCHHLRAVARLRAGVTTTAAARELEGIYATMRRDHPTDYAGVTLLPVRLQDDITRAVRPALLAVLAAAALVLLIACANVTNLLLGRAAQRRGEFALRAALGASRGRVMRQLLTESLLLSGLGGALGVALAVFGVRGLVALSPAMMPRVDAIALNSSALGFALAISLAVGVIFGLVPAWHATRRNLHQGTGAGSRRTAGGASFTRGALVISEVALALLLLVGSGLLLRSMREVLNVDPGFDAEQLLTVQIQSGGQRMPDDATTWRFFEQVLTRVRALPGVTSAALTSQLPLSNDFDGYGIHSEKHPNPNPSEDPSAFRYGVSAGYLETMRIPLLRGRTLTPQDVAGQPEVVVINQSFAKRVFPGEDAIGQRVRVGDPAKGPWRTIVGIVGDVKQVSLAAERSDALYQPEVQSPYGADGAMTLVVRGGGDVNALLPAIRQAVAEVDRDQPVIRVATMAALLHASEAQRRFALVLFEGFALVALILAAAGIYGVLSGMVTERIREIGVRSALGASRRDILSLIVGAGMRLTGIGLTVGLVASVLLSRTIASMLFGITATDLPTYLGVALVLFAVAIAACWLPARRAARIDPVTTLRAD